From one Luteipulveratus mongoliensis genomic stretch:
- a CDS encoding group II truncated hemoglobin — protein sequence MTEESTTPTLYDWAGGGEALERLTGVFYDKVLKDDVIGPLFAHMSPDHPQHVAIWLGEVFGGPARYTDELGGYPQMLAHHIDKGITEPQRRRWVDLLLDSADEAGLPADPEFRAAFVGYIEWGTRLAMSNSQPGADVVGEAPVPRWGWGVAPPYQP from the coding sequence GTGACCGAGGAGTCGACGACACCCACGCTGTACGACTGGGCAGGTGGCGGTGAGGCGCTCGAGCGCCTCACCGGCGTCTTCTACGACAAGGTCCTCAAGGACGACGTGATCGGGCCGCTCTTCGCGCACATGAGCCCGGATCATCCGCAGCACGTCGCGATCTGGCTCGGTGAGGTGTTCGGCGGGCCGGCCCGCTACACCGATGAGCTCGGCGGCTACCCGCAGATGCTGGCGCACCACATCGACAAGGGCATCACCGAGCCGCAGCGTCGACGGTGGGTGGACTTGCTCCTCGACAGTGCGGACGAGGCTGGCTTGCCGGCCGACCCGGAGTTCCGCGCCGCGTTCGTCGGCTACATCGAGTGGGGCACCCGCCTGGCGATGTCGAACTCCCAACCCGGGGCCGACGTCGTAGGCGAGGCGCCCGTCCCGCGCTGGGGCTGGGGCGTCGCACCGCCCTATCAACCCTGA
- a CDS encoding phosphoketolase family protein yields MTPSRTRTKPKPLSKSELAGLNAWFRAANYVSVGQIYLLDNALLERDLTAEDIKPRLLGHWGTTPGLNLIYTHLNRLIRQRDVDAIFLAGPGHGGPAAVANAYLEGTYSEVYPSIGDDGDGLKALFRQFSFPGGIPSHVAPETPGSIHEGGELGYVLSHAYGAAMDNPDLVVAAVVGDGEFETGPLATSWHANKFVDPTVDGVVLPILHLNGYKIANPTVPARIPRPELISLLEGYGHEVITVEGDDPADVHQQMAAAMDQAHDLIRAIQDEARAGKRSLRRKQPERPRWPMILLVTPKGWTGPDKVDGVQVEGTWRAHQVPLSETRTNDKHRAQLQTWLESYDPGSLFDDEGRLVESVRALAPVGTRRMSANPHANGGLLRKPLTIKDFREYAVPVKAPGGSVNEATKVFGAMVADIVRDNPESFRLFGPDETESNRLGAVYDATTKVFAGEILPVDEHLAHSGRVMEMLSEHTCQGWLEGYLLTGRHGLFSCYEAFIHIVDSMFNQHAKWLNTTRELDWRPPVSSLNYLLTSHVWRQDHNGFSHQDPGFIDHVVNKKAEVVRVYLPPDTNTLLSTMAHCLASKHYVNVVVAGKQPQFDWLDAEQAADHCARGVGIWDWAGNDEGDPEVVIASAGDIPTLEALAATAMLREHLPELRIRFINVVDLMRLQDEREHPHGLSDRDFDTLFTTDKPVIFAYHGYPWLIHRLTYRRTNHDNLHVRGYKEEGTTTTPFDMVMMNDIDRYHLVIDVIDRVPGLGSRAAQLRQNMVDARRRAKEWTREHGDDIPEVKDWKWAEEVDGDPAATSGTSADFA; encoded by the coding sequence ATGACGCCTTCGCGTACGAGGACGAAGCCCAAGCCCCTGTCGAAGTCCGAGCTCGCCGGCCTCAACGCCTGGTTCCGCGCGGCCAACTACGTCTCGGTCGGGCAGATCTACCTGCTCGACAACGCACTGCTGGAGCGTGACCTGACTGCGGAGGACATCAAGCCTCGGCTGCTCGGGCACTGGGGTACGACCCCTGGCCTCAACCTCATCTACACCCACCTCAACCGGCTGATCCGTCAGCGTGACGTCGACGCGATCTTCCTCGCCGGCCCGGGTCACGGTGGCCCCGCAGCCGTGGCGAATGCGTACCTCGAGGGCACGTACAGCGAGGTCTACCCGAGCATCGGCGATGACGGCGATGGCTTGAAGGCGCTGTTTCGCCAGTTCTCGTTCCCCGGTGGCATCCCGTCGCACGTCGCACCGGAGACGCCCGGATCCATCCACGAGGGCGGCGAGCTCGGCTACGTCCTGTCGCACGCATACGGCGCGGCCATGGACAACCCGGACCTCGTGGTCGCAGCGGTCGTCGGTGACGGCGAGTTCGAGACCGGGCCCCTCGCGACCTCATGGCACGCCAACAAGTTCGTCGACCCGACGGTGGACGGCGTGGTGCTGCCGATCCTCCACCTCAACGGCTACAAGATCGCCAATCCGACTGTGCCTGCTCGCATTCCGCGGCCTGAGCTGATCAGCCTGCTTGAGGGCTACGGGCACGAGGTCATCACGGTCGAAGGCGATGACCCGGCCGACGTGCACCAGCAGATGGCCGCCGCGATGGATCAGGCGCACGACCTCATCCGGGCCATCCAGGACGAGGCACGTGCGGGCAAGAGGTCGCTCCGTCGCAAGCAGCCGGAGCGTCCTCGGTGGCCGATGATCCTGCTCGTCACGCCGAAAGGCTGGACCGGACCCGACAAGGTCGACGGCGTCCAGGTCGAAGGCACGTGGCGCGCCCATCAGGTGCCGCTGTCCGAGACCCGGACTAACGACAAGCACCGCGCGCAGCTCCAGACGTGGCTGGAGTCGTACGACCCGGGCTCGCTCTTCGACGACGAGGGGCGACTCGTGGAGTCGGTGCGCGCGCTGGCTCCCGTCGGCACCAGGCGGATGAGCGCCAACCCGCACGCCAACGGTGGCCTGCTCCGAAAGCCGTTGACGATCAAGGACTTCCGCGAGTACGCCGTCCCGGTGAAGGCGCCCGGCGGATCGGTGAACGAGGCGACCAAGGTCTTCGGCGCGATGGTCGCTGACATCGTGCGCGACAACCCGGAGTCGTTCAGGTTGTTCGGTCCGGACGAGACGGAGTCCAACCGGCTGGGTGCGGTCTACGACGCGACCACCAAGGTCTTCGCCGGCGAGATCCTCCCGGTCGACGAGCACCTCGCGCACAGCGGCCGCGTCATGGAGATGCTGTCGGAGCACACCTGCCAGGGCTGGCTCGAGGGCTACCTCCTGACCGGACGGCACGGGTTGTTCTCCTGCTACGAGGCGTTCATCCACATCGTCGACTCGATGTTCAACCAGCACGCGAAGTGGCTCAACACCACCCGCGAGCTCGACTGGCGTCCGCCCGTGTCATCGCTCAACTACCTTCTGACCTCGCATGTCTGGCGACAGGATCACAACGGGTTCTCCCACCAGGATCCCGGCTTCATCGACCACGTGGTCAACAAGAAGGCCGAGGTCGTCCGGGTCTACCTGCCGCCGGACACCAACACGCTGCTGTCGACGATGGCTCATTGTCTGGCCAGCAAGCACTACGTCAACGTCGTGGTCGCGGGCAAGCAGCCGCAGTTCGACTGGCTCGACGCGGAGCAGGCCGCCGACCACTGTGCCCGCGGTGTCGGCATCTGGGACTGGGCGGGCAACGACGAGGGCGACCCCGAGGTCGTCATCGCCTCGGCTGGCGACATCCCCACCCTCGAAGCGCTCGCGGCCACTGCGATGCTGCGAGAACACCTGCCAGAGCTGCGGATTCGCTTCATCAACGTCGTCGACCTGATGCGGCTCCAGGACGAGCGCGAGCATCCGCACGGCCTGTCCGACCGCGACTTCGACACACTCTTCACCACGGACAAGCCAGTCATCTTCGCCTACCACGGCTACCCGTGGCTCATTCACCGACTGACCTACCGGCGCACCAACCACGACAACCTGCACGTGCGCGGCTACAAGGAGGAGGGCACGACCACCACACCGTTCGACATGGTGATGATGAACGACATCGACCGCTACCACCTGGTCATCGACGTCATCGACCGCGTGCCCGGGCTCGGTAGCCGCGCGGCTCAGCTGCGACAGAACATGGTCGACGCCCGGCGGCGCGCTAAGGAGTGGACCCGTGAGCACGGCGACGACATCCCCGAGGTCAAGGACTGGAAGTGGGCTGAGGAGGTCGACGGCGACCCGGCGGCGACCAGCGGCACCAGCGCCGACTTCGCGTGA